The Candidatus Saccharibacteria bacterium region GATTCCTTGGTGATTGAAACATGACCAGAAATTAGTTTAAATCCCGACATACTCCTCCTTGATATTAATTATATTTTAATTATTAGAAGTAAGCATACAAAAAGGACACTTACTTCGACTTGCCTATTTCACAACAAGTAATACTAGATCAATGTTGTGGTGTCTATGTAAGTGTCCTTACTGCGATCTAATATACTTTTTTGTGAAATAGGCAACCATTATCATAACATATTTTGTATTTCTTAGCTTTTGTGTTAGAATTACAGCTATGTCTAAACAATTAACAAAGTCCGTTACCTTAAACATTACCGTGGAAGATCTTTTTCAATCAGGAGCTCATATTGGCCACAAGACCAGTCATTGGAATCCAGATATCAAGAATTTTATCCACTCCAATCAATCCAACACCCATATTATTGATTTATTCCAGTCAATTGAGCAGCTAGAAGCTGCTTGTCAGGCGGCTTACAAGATAGGCTCTAAAGGTCATAAAATTTTATTTGTTGGAACAAAATCCCAAGCTGCACCTGTCCTTACTAGCTTAGCCAAAGAAATTGATGCCCCTTACGTGACCAAGCGTTGGCCAGGTGGTCTTCTAACAAACTTTGCTACTATATCAGCACGACTTAAAAAGTTAACTGAAATGGAAAAGATTTTAGCCGATCAAAGCCTCAGGGCAAAATACACCAAAAGAGAGCTTGGCAAGATCGAACAATCTATCAAAAAACTTAATACAATGCTGGGTGGTATTAAGGGAATTAAACGTCCACCACACGCTATATTTGTCGTTGATACCAACCTTGAGAAAACTGCAGTAAGAGAGGCCAACAAGCTAGGTCTAACAACCATCGCCATAGTCGATACAAATTCTAGTCCCAAAGGTATTAATTACCCAGTGGTAGCCAGCGATGATAACCTTAAAGTAATTGAATTAATTGCTAAAGAGATACAAGTAGCTTATCAATCAGGCTATCAGGCATATTTGACCCGCCAGAAATAACCTAAATACTTTTTAAAATTAGGAGAGGAAATGAGCATTAATCTAGCAGACATTAAAAAAATTCGCGAACAAACAGGTGCAGGTATGATGGATGTCAAATCCGCCCTAAATGATGCCAATGGTGATATTGATAAAGCTAAAGAGCTTTTACAGCAACGCGGTATTGCCAAGGCTAGCAAAAAAAGTGACCGCAATACCGATCAAGGCCTAATAGAAACCTACAATCACCTAGGTAAGGTTGGTGTATTACTCGAACTTAACTGCGAGACAGATTTTGTCGCCCGTACTGATGACTTCAAGGCCTTAGCCAAAGAAATTGCAATGCAAATTGCTGCTAGTGACCCTCAGTATATTATCGATCAAGATATAGATCAACAGACCCTAGATCAATGGAGATCGGAAATCTCGGATCAAGTAGATACCAATAAACCAAAAGAAATCCAAGATAAGATTATTGAAGGCAAACTAGATAAATATCGTGATGAATTAGTCTTGATGCGAATCAAAACCCTCAAAGATCCTGATAAATCTATTGCTGACCTAGTCAATGCTAATATCGCAAAACTAGGCGAAAATATTACTATCAAACGTTTCGTTCGCTATCAATTAGGCTAAAGATGGATTCAACAATACTAGCTAAAGAGCTAGACAAAACTTTGCTATTCTTAGACCAAGAATTGGGTCAAATTCGTGACGGTAGGGCTAGTGCTAGCCTGGTAGATACCCTCAAAGTACCAGTCTACGGTCAGCAACTACCCCTCAATCAGACTAGTAATATTACTGTGCCCGATCCACAAACAATCTTTATCGAGCCCTGGGACAAAACCAATCTGGAGGCTATCGAAAAAGCAATTTCAGAGAATAATGCCCTAGGTATTAACCCTAGTAATGATGGTAATCGAATTATTCTCAAGATTCCTGCTATGACTGAGGAAGTTAGACTGGGTCTAGTCAAGTTGATTGCAGAGAAGCAGGAGCAAGCCATGGTAGCACTTCGTCAACAGCGTCAAGCTGCCCATAAGGAAGTCAAAGCCCAAGAAAAAGATAAACTAATTAGCGAAGATCAAGCATCAGACCTCAAAGATCAGATTGAAAAAACCTGCCAAGACTACACTGCCAAAATAAAACGAACAATCGAGGTCAAGCAAACAGCTATTAAATCTATTTAAATGATTTTACCTAACCATATTGCCTTTATTTTAGATGGTCATCGTAGATGGGCAAAAGCCAATGGTAAACCTCCCCTATTAGGTCATCAGGCAGGATATGACAATTTTATAGAAATTGCTAATTCATGTTATGACAAGGGCATCAAGATTGTTTCAGCCTATGCTTTCTCTCAAAAGAACTGGAAAAGAAGTCAGGATGAAGTGGGCTATCTAATGAAATTATTTGCAAAATCTTTTAGCCACAAAAAACTAGACCAGATTATCAAAAGGGGTATCAGGGTAATATTCCTTGGTCGTAGAACTGAGCTTGACAAAAGCTTAGTAAAAAAAATGACCGAACTCGAGAATCAGACCAGCAATAATCAAGATGGCGTTCTAGCAATCCTCATTGATTACGATGGTAGAGCAGAAATAATCGAAGCTGCTAAAAAACTAAAAGAAACAAATCAAGAAATATCTGAACAAAACCTTCAGCAAGCAATGTGGAGTAGCCAAGTAGCCGATCCAGACCTAATAATAAGGACTTCGGGCGAGCAGAGATTATCTGGATTTTGGCTATGGGGCAGTAGCTATAGTGAGTTTGCTTTTATTGACAAGAACTGGCCTGACTTTGATTTACAAGATCTGGAAAATGTCTTGAAAGACTATAGCTCTAGAGAGAGAAGATATGGAGCAGGACAAGCATGAGCATCCTTATAGCTATCGTCACCTTCTCGATATTGGTATTACTTCACGAATTTGGGCATTTTATTTCAGCCAGAAGGGCAGGGATTCGAGTTGATGAATTTGGCATTGGTTTTCCTCCCAAAATCTGGGGTATTAAGCGCAAAGGAACACTATATAGCATCAACCTCTTGCCAATCGGTGGTTTTGTCAAGATTGCCGGAGAAGATAGCCAGGAGTCTGGACCCGACAGCTTTGTGGCTGCTAGCACCTATCACCAACTTCGAACATTGCTTGCTGGAGTATTAATCAATTTCTTAATTGGTTGGCTGATCCTAACCGGTCTTTTAATCAATGGTCTACCTTCACTAATTTTTCCTTTTGACATTAGTCAACTTGGTCATATTAAGGGTCAATTGGTTGAAACTACCCAACCAAAAGTCATTTATGTAGCTCCTGATTCTCCAGCTAGCCAGATAGAACTTGAGTCCGGGGATCAAATCATCAAAATTAATGATCAACAGGTTACCAATCAAAACCTTAGCCATCTGACCGAACAGTTTGCTGGTCAAGATATCCAATTAGGATACTTAACTCACGGTCAAGTAACTGAACAAAATTTAACCTTAGCTAGCCCCGAAGCAGACTCAGGCAAGCTAGGTGTAATTATTGAACAACAATGGAGCTATCGTCCTCTAGATGCTGCCTATGCTAGCCTGGTAATAATTATTAAATCCTTCAAGCTTACCTTAGAAACAATTGCCTCACTAATCACTGGCATTTTTATAGATAACCATGATGGTGACCAATTGACCAATTCGGTAACTGGGCCGGTAGGGATTGTTTCGGTCTTTCGTAGTAGCCTCAAGTTAGGATTTAGCTATGTGCTAGCCTTGACAGCCGCTATCTCTATTTCACTCGGTATTATGAATACGCTACCTTTACCCGCGCTTGATGGCGGTAGAGCCCTAATCGTAATTCTTCGGAAAATTGGAATCAAAATTGGTGATAAGTTTGAGCTTTACTATCACGGAACAGGGATGGTCATCCTACTTATTCTTATGGCATTAATCACGATCCGCGACATCCGCAACTTCTTCTAGTTAAAAACCATCATGACATTTGAGCCAAATCCAACTGACTGTTCTGGCGAGCAAAAACCACCCCCTGACTTTGACAGATTGAATCTGATCCCAGTTGTTGATCGAATTATTTTGCCCGAAAAAGCCGATTACTGTCTAGTCCCAATTACTGATACAAATACTAATCAGATTGAAGCTTACCACCCTAGAGATCTACTTGAGTTAATCAATCATCATAATAAGCCTGATGATAACATTACACAGGCTCAAACAGTAATCCGATTGATCCAAGAATACTGCAAATCAGATATCGAATTAGCCATCAAGCTAGCTTTGATTATCCGACCCTTTGCCAATTATAAATTACTATCAATAGCAGAATTAAGGGAAGATCTCAAAGTAAACCCGAATGATAAATTGATTGATGGTGATCAAGGGGTAACCTATTGGAAGATTGATCTAAATTACCTAATATCAAAGATTAATATTCTTATTAATAAAATTGATCAAGAAAGACTGAATATTTATCTCAGTAGCCTATCAACTATACTTAATGGCCTTCATCCTGATCAGTCCCCTAAAAATGCAGTTAGGAGATGTTTCCTTCGTCAACAAATATCTAGAATACTCAAAGCCATATGTTACTTACATCATTCCAGATAAACCACCTCAGGGCTTTGAGGGCAAATCGTTTTCTATCCTCTTTCAAATCCTCAAATACAAAAATACTTGACCCCAACATAAATACCCTGTATACTTGACATAGGCCTTAGAAGGCTTTTTTTATTGGTAAAATTTATTATGAAGAGCAAAGCCAACCAAGTAAATATCTTTAAAAGAATTGGAGATTTTTTTTCCAATTACACTGAAGAGGCTCGCAAAGTTACCTGGCCAAGTCGCCCGGAAATTATCAGGGTTACAATCATGGTGATCATAGTAACAATTATCAGTGCTACGATTATATTTATCCTTAATCGTATTTTTGACATATCATTAACAAGGTTTATCGAAATCAATGGCTAAATATAGATTCAAAGAACGTTCAATTAGAGACAATAATCCTCATTGGTACATTGTTCATACTTACTCAGGCTACGAAGATGTAGTAAAAACAAACCTAGAACAAAGAATTGAGTCAATGGATATGTCTGAAAAGATCTTTGAGGTAGTTGTTCCCAAGGAAAAACGTATTGAGATCAAGAACGGTAAAAGAAAAGTAGTCGAACGCAAAATTTTCCCAGGATATATTATGGTCTACATGGTTATCAATGACGACTCTTGGTATGTTGTTCGTAATACGCCTAATGTCACTGGTTTTGTAGGTTCAGGAGTAGATCCAACCCCTATGGCTGATGCTGAAGTTAAGTCTATTCGCAAACGTATGGGAATCGAAAATCCAGTATACGATATTGAATTCAGCGTTGGAGATTTAGTTCATATCATAGATGGTCCCTTCAAAGGATTTGATGGCACCATATCCGAAGTCGACCAGCAAAAGGGCAAAATCACAGTTCTGGTCAATATGTTTGGTCGCGAAACACCAGTAGAATTAGATTCATTACAAGTAAAGAAGGTATAATATGGCAAGCAAAAAAGTTATCGCAAATCTCAAAATGGTTATCCCCGGTGGTGGAGCAACCCCAGCTCCTCCTGTAGGCTCCAGCCTTGGACAGTATGGTGTTAATATGATGGAGTTCATCCAGGCTTTTAATGATGCAACTTCAGATCACAAAGGTCAGCAATTGCCTGTAAAGATTAAGATTTTTGAAGATAAATCGTTCAAGTTTAGCTACAGCCTAACGCCTGCAGATCAAATGATTCTAGCTGAGCTAGGAATCAAAAAAGGCTCCGGAGAACCCAACAAAAATAAGGTCGCTAGTCTAACAGATCAGCAGTTGACCAAGATTGCCGAAGCCAAAATGTCTGACCTCAATGCCAATGACCTAGAAGCTGCCAAAAAAATCATTGCTGGTACAGCCAAATCCATGGGGATTGAAATTAAAGATTAGATCAGTTAGTAAGACGTGGGAGATTCTGTCGGGAATCGCTATCACCACAAAAAAGGAACTATCATGTCAAAACCATTAGAAAATCAAGAGGAACCTGTTATTAATCAAGTTGAAAATTCTACCGAGGAACCCAAGAAGGCTAAGGCAATTAAAACTACAAAAAGTCCTAGTAACAAACCCAAAGATGCAATATCCAAGAAATCCAAGCGTTACCGCAAGGCGGCTGCACAGCTAGGTAAGGCTCTTGAAACACCTCAAGCTTTAGCCTCCGCCATCAAGCTCTTAAAAGACCTCGACCAGCCAAAATTTGATCCGACCGTAGAACTACACATCCGCCTAGGTGTTGATGTCAAGCATGCTGATCAAATAGTTCGTGGGACTGTAACTCTACCTTTCGGTACTGGTAAAACTATCAAGATTTATGCCTTGGTAGAGGCTGCAGATACAGCAGGAGCAATCAAGGCAGGAGCAATCGAAGCCGAAGAAGAAAAGATTATTGAACAACTCGAAAAAGGACAGCTAGAATTTGATGTGCTAGTAGCCACCCCCTCAAAGATGCCCTTACTCGGCAAGTATGCCAGAGTACTAGGCCCTAGAGGGTTAATGCCTTCACCAAAAGCTGGAACAGTTACTCAAAACCCGATTGAAGCTATAGGTGAGCTACTGAAAGGTCGAGTAGAATACAAGACTGATTCTTATGGCATCATTCATATTCCCGTTGGAAAAATTAGTTTTGAAAACCAAGCATTAGTAGATAATGCCCAAACTGTGATCAGTGCTATCAAGGCTGCTAAGCCGGGCACAAGCAAGGGTAAATATTTATTAAGTGCTTATTTGACATCCACTATGTCACCTAGTCTAGAGCTAGAAACTACCAGCTTCTAGTGTTTTATTAAGGTGACACACTGCGCAAGCTCACTAGGTTGTGTTATATCCAAAATTTGCCAAGTATTTCTTTATACATAGCTTAAAGTTTGCTACTTGGACTGGAGTGCTATAAAATAATATCATGATTAATAATCCCAATCTAAAAGCGCGGTATCTGGTAATCGAAGGAGCTGAAGCTTCTGGTAAATCTACTCAGGTCAAACTACTAATTGAATACCTGACTGACCGCAATATCCCGGCCCAAGCCGTTAGGGAGCCTGGATCTACACCAGCCGGTGAGGCAATTCGCAATCTCAATCAACATAGTGAATTTGACCTTGACCCAACAACAGAACTATTGCTAGCCTATGCTGCAAGATTAGAACTACTTAAAGAAGTTGCAAAGTCCCTCAAGGCAGGCTATTGGGTGATTAGTGACAGAAACTACCTCTCGACCTATGCCTATCAAGGCTATGGTCAAGGAATGGATATGTCTACAATCGACCAAGTGCACCGGGCTGTAATGCCTGATAATCTAGCACCGGATCATACTTTTGTGATCGATACAAGCTTTGCTACCAATCAAGCTAGACTTGAGTCACAAGAAGCAGAATTAGATCGTTTTGAGCGTATGGGTCCAGATTTTCATACTAGAGTACATCGAGGATATCAAGAATTAATTAAGAATCAACCAAATGTTACTCGGGTCAACGGCGACCAGACTATTGCAGCAATCCATGCTGATATTGTTAAGCATCTAGATACTAGTCATAGATAGGTAATTGATGAAATTTACAAAAGAGCAAGTCCAGCTTTTGATTGATGGTGCTATCGCAGTAATACCCACTGATACAATCTATGGATTTAGTGCCAGCGTCTTTAAGCCTGATGCAATTGAAAGAATTAAAGCAATCAAGTCTAGGCAGTACACCAAACCTTTCATAATCTTGATCGGAGAAATCTCAGAGTTGCGTGATCTAGGGGTAGATTATCAACCTTATATAAAATATATAGATCAGCTTTGGCCAGGACCCAATACTTTGATTTTTCCGTTTCAATCAAATCAACTAGGCTATCTTAACCCCGCCGGCAATACTTTAGCAATTCGTTTACCAAATCATCCAGAGTTACGACAATTACTTCTTGAAACTGGCCCCCTAGTCTCTACCAGCATTAATCTTGATAAGGGATCTCCTATCAATGACCCTGTTCTGATCAATCAACTCTTTTCTAACCAGATTGACATGATGCTTTCCGTGGGTAAACTTATTGCTAATCCTTCGAGCATCTATCAGGTTGATCTTCAATCGGACAGATTGATAAAGCTCCGCTAATGCCTAGTGCTATTATCCCCTCACATTCTTCCTATTCGGTGTTTAATAATATCAAACTATCAGGTGTGAATGGTCTGCTGACTAAAGGCAGGTGATGCGCTTGAAATAACAGGATCAATACAACTGGTTGAAGCCAATTGGTAAACCCTCAACACATTTGATACTTTTGTCAAGGTTTTATAATACCCAAAACTAAGTTAAACTATTAATGATGGATAGAGAGGTAGCAGAATTAATTAGACTAGAAGAAGAGCGTCAAGCCAATACGCTCAATCTCATTGCCTCCGAAAACCATACCTCCAAGGCAGTTAGAGAAGCTAATGGCTCAATCTTTACCGAAAAATACTCTGAGGGTTATCCTGGCAAACGTTATTATGCAGGTTGCGAAATAGTTGATCGTCTTGAATCTCACGCGATTAATTTGGCAAAACAATTATTTGATGTAAACTTCGTAAATCTTCAGCCCTACTCTGGCTCAAGTGCCAACCTAGCTACCTACGCCGCCCTGGCTGGAGTAGGTGATAAAATCATGGGGCAGGCCTTATCTGATGGTGGACATTTAACCCATGGATCTAAGGCTAGCCTAGTATCTAGCTTTTTTAAGTTTGAGCAATACGGAGTCAATCAACAAGGCTGGATTGATTATGATAAGCTTGAAAAATTGGCCAAGAAATTTCAACCCAAAGTAGTAGTTGCTGGGACTAGTGCATACCCCAGACTAATTGACTGGGACAGATTGAAGAAAATTGCAGATCAAGTCAATGCCTATTTAGTCGCAGATATTGCTCACTTATCTGGGCTAGTAGCTGGTAAAGCAATCCCTAGTCCAGTAGGAATTGCTGATGTAATCACCTCTACTACCCAGAAAAGTATCCGTGGCCCAAGAGGCGGAATGATTATGACAAATGATGAAGAACTGGCAATCAAGATTGACCGGGCTGTATTCCCTGGCCTCCAAGGTGGTCCACATCAGCATAGTATTGCCGCTAAAGCTCAAGCTTTCCATGAAGCCTTACAGCCAGATTTTACCAATTATGCTTCGCAGGTCATCAAGAATGCACAAGCCCTTGCAAAAGCTTTGCAAGACCATGGTGTGGAACTTTGGAGCGATGGAACAGATACTCACCTACTAGTATTCAACAGCTATCAAGCCTTTGATCTAACTGGGCTAGAAAGTAAAGATCTTCTAGCAGATCAAGGTATTATTACCTCTCAAAGTCAAGTACCAAATGATCCCTTACCACCTATCCAATCTTCTGGAATTAGATTAGGTACTGCCGCCTTAACTACTCGAGGGATGCGAGAAGAACAAATGACAACAATAGCAGAAATTATTGTCAGAGTCCTAAGAGGGAAAGAGAATCTTAGATCAGATGTGCTAAGCCTAGCAAAACAATTCAAATTACCAGATTAAATAAAGGGGGTAAGTTATGGGAAATGACTTAATTCAGGTTGTCAATCAGCCTACGAGTAAGGGTTATGAATTATTAAATAGTATTGTTACTAATACTTCTGGCAATGTCTATGGTTTCTGGCCTTATGTTCCTGCTGACACAATTGCAGCCGCGATGGCTAGACTATCTAGAAGTCCTGATGATCTCAGAGTTAACCTACTTTTAGAATTTTCTAATGAAATTAAGCATCTAGATAGAATTCAACAACTATCCAGAGAAGTCGATAGAAACAAGACAAATAATCTCATGAAACGAGTTCTTACAGCCTATGGAGATGACTCAGTTCAACAGCTATTACCAATTCAACTAGTTGTTGAAAATACCTCAAACATTATGACAAAGACTATTGAGTGGCATAGATTAGGTGCCTATCTAGAACAATCTACAAGATACATATTCTTTGATCAAAAAATCAATGGCCACTACCGATATCATACTCCAGAAGAATTATCTGAATCTGATAAAATCTATTATCAATCTGTAATGGACCAAGTTTTTGACAACTATTCAGCCCTAGTCACCAAGCTAACACAATATATTCGAGACAAAAATCCAAAACCAATAGATAAGGGTGAATACCTTGCTTGGGTAGCAGCTACTAGAGCCCAAGCATGTGATAGTGCCCGACCTTTACTACCAGTAGCAACTACTTCAACAGTTGGCATAGTTGCCAATGCTCAAACTATCGAATATATGATTACTTCCTTAATTTCAAATCAGTTAATAGAAGCTCAAAAGCTAGGTCTATCAATCCTCAAGGAAGTTCGCAAGATCTATCCAGTATTCTTTGAGCGTGTAGACATGCCTAGTCGAGGATTAACTACCTCAGCTTATAAATCACAAATCAGTATGAATCTTGAGCAACTTGCCCATGAGCTCAAGTTCCCAAAAAGCCCTAATGATAAATCAGTCAGACTGATTAATGTATGGCCTAACTTTGAAGAAATTTATAGTAAGATACTCTTTGAATACACTCAGGCTGACTCAATATCGTTAAAGTCTATTACTGACCAGTACGACTCGGAATCATCAGAAAGACTCTGGGAAGCATTTATTGGCAAAAGAATGAATCGTAGGCACAAACCAGGCAAAGCCTTAGAGATAATCCATTATGAATGGGAAATTATTGGAGATTATGGGACATTTAGAGATCTTCAACGTCATCGAATGGTAGATGATATGCGTTGGCAAAAACTCTCTCCAGAACTAGGTTATGATGTTCCAGAATTGGTCATTGAAGCTGGTCTTGAATCAATCTTTCGGGAGACAAATGAGCTATCTCACCAACTCTACAACTACCTAGAGGAGACTCAAAATCAATCAATTGCCCAATACGCCTGCTTACTCGCAAATAAGATACGGTATCGTTTTGTAATTAATGCGCGTAGCCTAACGCATCTTCTTGAAATCAGAACTACTCCACAAGGCCACCCTGGCTATCGCAAAATCTGTCAAGAAATGTATAGTCAGGTAATGAAATCTACACCGGAAATCGCCAAGATGATGAGATTTGTCAGCCAAGATGAAGACCCAGAGCTAACTAGACTAGCGAGCGAACAAGCAACTGTCAAAAAATTAAAGGAACTAACCGAACAATGACAAAATATATCTTCGTAACCGGTGGAGTTATGTCAGGCTTAGGTAAAGGCATCACTGCAGCTGGTATTGGTGCCAATCTTAAGGCAGCAGGATACAATGTCGGTATCCTCAAATGTGATCCTTATCTAAACTTTGATGCAGGGACCCTCAATCCAAGTGAGCATGGAGAGGTCTATGTAACAAAAGATGGAGCCGAAACTGACCTCGACCTGGGGCATTACGAAAGATTTCTTGATCTAGAATTAGATCAAAGTTCTTCTCTAATGAGTGGTAAGATACTTAGTCAAGTCATCCAAGACGAGAGAGAAGGGAAGTACCTTGGTAAAACAGTTCAACTTGTTCCACATGTAACCAATAAAATTCAAGAAGATATCATAAAGTCTGCTAAAAACTATCAGATAATGCTTGTCGAAATTGGTGGAACGATTGGAGACATAGAGGGACTAACGTTCATAGAAGCAATTCGGCAAATGAGAAGGCGAGTCGGACCCAGTAATGTAGCCTATGTTCACCTAGTATATTTACCTTACCTCATTACTAGCAAGGAGTTCAAGACCAAACCTGCTCAAAATAGTCTCAAGATTTTGCAATCTTATGGTATTAAGCCAGACCTAGTCTGTGCAAGATCTGACCAAGCAATCAACTCTTCTAGCCTAGAGAAATTGAGCATCTTTGCTGACCTAGACCAAGAATACATCGTTCCTCTTCCTACACTAGACAGTGTCTATGAAGTCCCCCTCTATCTTAGTAAATTTTCAATCACCAAGATATTTTCTAAGCTCTTAAATCTTGATCAATAC contains the following coding sequences:
- the uppS gene encoding di-trans,poly-cis-decaprenylcistransferase — encoded protein: MILPNHIAFILDGHRRWAKANGKPPLLGHQAGYDNFIEIANSCYDKGIKIVSAYAFSQKNWKRSQDEVGYLMKLFAKSFSHKKLDQIIKRGIRVIFLGRRTELDKSLVKKMTELENQTSNNQDGVLAILIDYDGRAEIIEAAKKLKETNQEISEQNLQQAMWSSQVADPDLIIRTSGEQRLSGFWLWGSSYSEFAFIDKNWPDFDLQDLENVLKDYSSRERRYGAGQA
- the secE gene encoding preprotein translocase subunit SecE produces the protein MGDFFSNYTEEARKVTWPSRPEIIRVTIMVIIVTIISATIIFILNRIFDISLTRFIEING
- a CDS encoding Sua5/YciO/YrdC/YwlC family protein — encoded protein: MKFTKEQVQLLIDGAIAVIPTDTIYGFSASVFKPDAIERIKAIKSRQYTKPFIILIGEISELRDLGVDYQPYIKYIDQLWPGPNTLIFPFQSNQLGYLNPAGNTLAIRLPNHPELRQLLLETGPLVSTSINLDKGSPINDPVLINQLFSNQIDMMLSVGKLIANPSSIYQVDLQSDRLIKLR
- the rplK gene encoding 50S ribosomal protein L11; amino-acid sequence: MASKKVIANLKMVIPGGGATPAPPVGSSLGQYGVNMMEFIQAFNDATSDHKGQQLPVKIKIFEDKSFKFSYSLTPADQMILAELGIKKGSGEPNKNKVASLTDQQLTKIAEAKMSDLNANDLEAAKKIIAGTAKSMGIEIKD
- the tmk gene encoding dTMP kinase — protein: MINNPNLKARYLVIEGAEASGKSTQVKLLIEYLTDRNIPAQAVREPGSTPAGEAIRNLNQHSEFDLDPTTELLLAYAARLELLKEVAKSLKAGYWVISDRNYLSTYAYQGYGQGMDMSTIDQVHRAVMPDNLAPDHTFVIDTSFATNQARLESQEAELDRFERMGPDFHTRVHRGYQELIKNQPNVTRVNGDQTIAAIHADIVKHLDTSHR
- a CDS encoding site-2 protease family protein, with protein sequence MSILIAIVTFSILVLLHEFGHFISARRAGIRVDEFGIGFPPKIWGIKRKGTLYSINLLPIGGFVKIAGEDSQESGPDSFVAASTYHQLRTLLAGVLINFLIGWLILTGLLINGLPSLIFPFDISQLGHIKGQLVETTQPKVIYVAPDSPASQIELESGDQIIKINDQQVTNQNLSHLTEQFAGQDIQLGYLTHGQVTEQNLTLASPEADSGKLGVIIEQQWSYRPLDAAYASLVIIIKSFKLTLETIASLITGIFIDNHDGDQLTNSVTGPVGIVSVFRSSLKLGFSYVLALTAAISISLGIMNTLPLPALDGGRALIVILRKIGIKIGDKFELYYHGTGMVILLILMALITIRDIRNFF
- a CDS encoding serine hydroxymethyltransferase, with protein sequence MMDREVAELIRLEEERQANTLNLIASENHTSKAVREANGSIFTEKYSEGYPGKRYYAGCEIVDRLESHAINLAKQLFDVNFVNLQPYSGSSANLATYAALAGVGDKIMGQALSDGGHLTHGSKASLVSSFFKFEQYGVNQQGWIDYDKLEKLAKKFQPKVVVAGTSAYPRLIDWDRLKKIADQVNAYLVADIAHLSGLVAGKAIPSPVGIADVITSTTQKSIRGPRGGMIMTNDEELAIKIDRAVFPGLQGGPHQHSIAAKAQAFHEALQPDFTNYASQVIKNAQALAKALQDHGVELWSDGTDTHLLVFNSYQAFDLTGLESKDLLADQGIITSQSQVPNDPLPPIQSSGIRLGTAALTTRGMREEQMTTIAEIIVRVLRGKENLRSDVLSLAKQFKLPD
- a CDS encoding elongation factor Ts — translated: MSINLADIKKIREQTGAGMMDVKSALNDANGDIDKAKELLQQRGIAKASKKSDRNTDQGLIETYNHLGKVGVLLELNCETDFVARTDDFKALAKEIAMQIAASDPQYIIDQDIDQQTLDQWRSEISDQVDTNKPKEIQDKIIEGKLDKYRDELVLMRIKTLKDPDKSIADLVNANIAKLGENITIKRFVRYQLG
- the rplA gene encoding 50S ribosomal protein L1 — protein: MSKPLENQEEPVINQVENSTEEPKKAKAIKTTKSPSNKPKDAISKKSKRYRKAAAQLGKALETPQALASAIKLLKDLDQPKFDPTVELHIRLGVDVKHADQIVRGTVTLPFGTGKTIKIYALVEAADTAGAIKAGAIEAEEEKIIEQLEKGQLEFDVLVATPSKMPLLGKYARVLGPRGLMPSPKAGTVTQNPIEAIGELLKGRVEYKTDSYGIIHIPVGKISFENQALVDNAQTVISAIKAAKPGTSKGKYLLSAYLTSTMSPSLELETTSF
- the nusG gene encoding transcription termination/antitermination protein NusG, which gives rise to MAKYRFKERSIRDNNPHWYIVHTYSGYEDVVKTNLEQRIESMDMSEKIFEVVVPKEKRIEIKNGKRKVVERKIFPGYIMVYMVINDDSWYVVRNTPNVTGFVGSGVDPTPMADAEVKSIRKRMGIENPVYDIEFSVGDLVHIIDGPFKGFDGTISEVDQQKGKITVLVNMFGRETPVELDSLQVKKV
- the rpsB gene encoding 30S ribosomal protein S2, with the protein product MSKQLTKSVTLNITVEDLFQSGAHIGHKTSHWNPDIKNFIHSNQSNTHIIDLFQSIEQLEAACQAAYKIGSKGHKILFVGTKSQAAPVLTSLAKEIDAPYVTKRWPGGLLTNFATISARLKKLTEMEKILADQSLRAKYTKRELGKIEQSIKKLNTMLGGIKGIKRPPHAIFVVDTNLEKTAVREANKLGLTTIAIVDTNSSPKGINYPVVASDDNLKVIELIAKEIQVAYQSGYQAYLTRQK
- the frr gene encoding ribosome recycling factor, with the protein product MDSTILAKELDKTLLFLDQELGQIRDGRASASLVDTLKVPVYGQQLPLNQTSNITVPDPQTIFIEPWDKTNLEAIEKAISENNALGINPSNDGNRIILKIPAMTEEVRLGLVKLIAEKQEQAMVALRQQRQAAHKEVKAQEKDKLISEDQASDLKDQIEKTCQDYTAKIKRTIEVKQTAIKSI